A segment of the Paramisgurnus dabryanus chromosome 5, PD_genome_1.1, whole genome shotgun sequence genome:
GTTTATGCTTCTgtagtttttgtagttttaataCATGGGAGTTTGTTGATGTAGTTTTTACCACATGAGTGTTTTTGCAACTGTATCTTCTAATGTGTGGCGGTTTATGCTACTGCAGTTTCTGCTACATGGGTACTGTAGTTTTTACCTACTGTGTGGGTGTTTGGGCTACTGTTTTTTCTGCTACTGTAGTTTCTGCTACAAGGGAATTTATGCATCTGTAATTTCTGATGTGTAAAGGTTTATGCTACTGTAGTTTCTGATACATGGGAGTTTATGCAACTTTCATTTTGGCTACATGAGAGTTTTTCTACTACTGTAGTTTTTGTTGTGTGGGAGTTTATGTGCTGCTGTAGTTTTTGTTGTGTGGGAGTTTATATGCTGCTGTAGTTTTTGTTGTGTGGGATTTGATATGCTACTGTAGTTTTTGTTGTGTGGGAGTTTATATGCTGCTGTAGTATTTGATGTGTGGGAGTTTATATGCTGTTGTAGTTTCTGCTACATGAGAGTTTATGGTACTGAAGTTTCTGCTGCGTGGGGGGTTATATGCTACTGTAGTTTCTGCTATATGGGAGTTTATATATTACTGTAGTTTCTGATGTATGGGAGTTTATATGCTTCTGTAGTTTCTGTTGCGTGGGAGTTTATATGCTACTGTAGTTTCTGTTGCGTGGGAGTTTACATGCTACTGTAGTTTCTGTTGCGTGGGAGTTTATATGCTACTTTAGTTTCTGTTGCGTGGGAGTTTATATGCTACTGTAGTTTCTGTTGCGTGGGAGTTTATATGCTACTGTAGTTTCTGTTGCGTGGGAGTTTATATGCTACTTTAGTTTCTGTTGCGTGGGAGTTTAAATGCTGCTGTAGTTTCTGTTGCGTGGGAGTTTATATGCTACTGTAATTTCTGCTTTGTTGGAGTTGCTGCTACTGTAGTTTCTTCTACATGGTTTATTCTGCGTTAGtgtttgtactgtatgtttcaAAGCAGCATGACAGTAAACATATTCATTTAGGAAAGAAGATGAAAGAGTTCTCATTGGGGTGAACTGAAAATAAATTATTCTTgcttttgtttctctctctagGTCTGTTGTATTATGCTGGACACGGATATGAGAACTTCGGGCACAGTTTCATGGTACCCGTGGACGCCCCGAATCCATACCGATCAGCCAACTGCCTTTGTGTCCAGAGCATTCTGAAACTGATGCAGGAAAAAGAAACCGGACTTAATGTCTTTCTCCTGGATATGTGCAGAAAAAGGTTTGCATTTTTTAGTATTAAAATGTAGAAAAACCAAATCTATATTGCCCTGCTGAAAGAAACAGAATGGATTTCAATGCTGACCTAGACTCTTGCTGGTCTAAATGGTAACCTGGCTAATAAAACTGGCTGAACGAATAGTCTCTTGGTTAAGCttgttaaaggtggggtgcaggatttttgcaggagtcgcccgagtaccaaaacacacttgtagccaatcagcagtaaggggcatgtcttctaaccaacatcattgcctgggttgcgtatgtgtggggcgggtctgtcaaaagaaggtccagattctattggggtaggggcgtgttttacgtgatttcaaatatcaacattggctttcagagatcccGCCTTTAAAATACCAGCaaattagcatctgctgtatcaCAAAATGCTAGTCATTAGGATTTGTCCTAAGTTTGTCATCACTCTTCTTAACACCATTATATTGTTTCAGAAACTTGCATGATGATGTCATGCCGAATGTCATGCTTAAAGTCACAGCCAATATTGTGTTTGGATATGCAACGTGAGTAACTGTTTCTCATTTTAGTTCAGTGAAAACATGCTATATCTTTTTTGTTCTCTGTCTAACGtcatgcatttttgtgaaggtgCCAAGATGCAGAGGCTTTTGAATTGAGTTCAAGTGGATTCACCAATGGAGTCTTTATTAAATTCCTAAAGGGACGCCTCCTAGAGGATGAAAAGATCACTGTTCTGCTAGACAGTGTTGCTGAAGGTGAGGGTGCCCAATCATTTTAAAAGAGACATATCAGGAAAATCTGACTtcttccatgtttaagtgctattattgggtccccagtgcttctatcaacctagaaaacatgataaagatcaacccagtaacttagttttggtaaaccattctctgcaagcatgtgacaaaatgcggcacatttttgctcatacctaaaaagtggcaattttaacgtgctataataaattatctatatgatattttgagctagaacttcacatacatattctgtcttgtgaaatgtctgaAATGTGAGAAAAGTAAAACTATTGCTTTAATAATAATTGCTTAAATTTAGTAGAACATTAAGCACACCCAAGGTGATAATGCGGCATGACGCAAAGCGAAGTTACACgctgggtgtgcattattttctaagtATTCAAAGAatcggagtcaattattcagcATTATTAAGGTTACCACAGGTCAGGGGGacgtttattgaaaaataatgcatatccATGGAACATGTCTCAACCAAttagaataaagcatttaacagcccTGTTGTATAAACATAACTATACTGATTATTTGTAGATATGGGTCAGTTTGACCCGACGAAGGGTAAGCAGGCACTGGAGATCCGCAGCAGTTTGTCAGAGAGGCGATCCCTCACCGATCCTATCCGTCCTGGAGAGTATTCACACCCGGCCCAGGCACACAACCTGCACTGGTGCAAAGCACACGGTAATGTCAGCTAATgcaaaatattatagagctaAATCACTATAAATAACATCTTTTTGGTGAGATGTAATATAGATCAGACTAATTTAATATATTGCCTTTATGTCTTAAAACAGAACTTCCAGAGAGTAAAATTTTGGATTTTGAATGTGGCGTTCAGATTAAAATGGACTTTGCCGCAGAGTTCTCCAATGTGCTGGTCATCTACACCAGCATTGTGAAAAAGCCAGAAGAAATGGCATCATGTCAAGCACACATAACTAACCTTCCTCTGGTTAGAAGTCttttcatttgaaaaaaaaatatcagAATGTCTTCATATGTATGATACCTTAAatgattagtcaattttcttaaaaaaaaaacagataatttacttaccaccatgtcatccaaaatgttgatctctttctttgttcagtcgagaagaaattgtgttttttaaggaaaacattccaggatttttctcattttaatggactttaatggaccccagcacttaacagttttaatgcagtttaaaattgcagtttcaaaggagcctaaacgatctcaaacaaggggtaagggtcttatctagcgaaacgattgtcatttttggcaagaaaaataaaaaatatgcacttttaaaccacaatttctcgtcttcctccggtcctgtgacgcgacGCGCGACTTCACGTAATTGTGTAATGACGTtgaaaggtcacatgttacatatatgaaacgcacatttgctgaccattttaaacaataaactgacacaaagacattaattggtatcattccacatacaacaacgtaggaacggtcctctttaaacacacttgtaaacactggggtgtagtttcgcattcgtcatctgtgacctcttgacgtgatgacgtattacgcgAGGTTGCACTGGCGCGTCACgcgaccggaggaagacgagaagttgtggtctaaaagtgcatatttttaatttttcttcccAAAATTGATAATCGTTTcgatagataagacccttatgcctcgtttgaaatcgtttagagtcctttgaaactacaattttaaactgcacagtgttggggtccattaatgtcaattaaaattagaaaaatcctggaatgttttcctcaaaaaccataatttcttctcgactaaacaaagaaagacatcaacattttggataacatggtggtgagtaaattatctggattttttaaagaaaatggactattccttaaaaagaaaaatattttggcaTGTTTTCATAAATAGTATTTCTATTTCTTCATCTCTCCGTGTGTCTTGTGTATTATTTGACATTAAAGGAGCTGGATGTAGATCCGAAGCTGATGAATAAGGAGACTCTTGAGGAGACTGGAAGTTTCTTACTGACGGGCAGTCTTCCCCAGCATTGCCTTTATACCCGGCTAAGCTCAATACAGAAGCTCAGGGTAACTTCCATCGCCCCCTACCCTTTTTTTATTAGCTCCTGAATTTTGattaaaacacttttttgttttacaggACGAACTTGCTTTTACTGTTTGTCTACAAGTCCAGTTTAACTCCCTGGAAGATCTGGTCCAGTGGAACATGGACGTTAACATCGGCAAGCCCCTCACTGCCAAACTGGAACTCAACCGGCCGACCCGGAAGAACAGCTGCCAGCTGACGTGTCCGATGCCCCACAGTCCGTCCACCAGTCCCAGCCACAGCCCGTCATCCGATCGACGCTTCCACAGCCACGGCCCCTGCTTTCCTCAGCTGCACGCCAACCCCTACCTCAACGTCTGTGAGCCTCTCTGCGGTGCTATAGGAGGTCACGGCGGATTTAAAATGTGTGGTGGTGATTATACATATCCATGTGATAATGTGCCAGGCTCACCTTCGACCCCACTGAGTATTCCTATCGAGACCACTGATGATGTTGATGACATGCAGAATGAGTTTATGAATAGTTTGCAGTTCTACAACAATCCCTAAAtcatataatttaaacagattaaaTGTTTCCCTTGTAATGCTTTGGATGAAGGCATAATGTAAATGTTAAAGGCCTTGACATCTTTGCACGAACCAAGTTTTTCAAGCTACTTTTGTTTTTGCACACAGGGACAAAACAGAGCTTAGAGGAGAGCAGAATCAGTATGAtacagtgtttttatttgtgtatgtTACAATACTTTCTCTTGTCCTAGTGTATACAGTTACAGAAGtttattaaagggcacctattatacaaaattcacttttacaaggtgtttggacaaaaatgtgtgttggcagtgtgtgaagaCAACCACCCTACTTATTTTtcaatccccattaaaccaaagcagtgtCATTAGATATGCCGTTTTGATTATCTTGTAAATGtgacgtcacactgataaagccccgcccactgcCACTGAATGACAGTCCATAGTTTCTGCCTTttttcacaggaatcagatctattttaaaggaatattcaattttcttaaaagaaaagtccagataatttactcaccaccatgtcatccaaaatgttgatgtctttggggtatattgtcatttttgacgataaaaataacaaatatacacttttaaaccacaacttctcgtttaaatccggtccagcgcgacctaacgtaaatgcgtagtgacatagggaggtcacgtgttacatatataaaacgcacatttgcggaccattgtaaacaataaactgacacaaagacattaattagtatcagttgacatacaacaatgtaggaaaggtcctcgttctcaacacttgtaaacactggggcggagtttcgcgttagtcctctgtgacctcttgatgtcatgacgtattgcgtgcggtcacgctgacgcatcacgaccggatctggacgagaagttgtgctttaaaagtgtatatttgttatttttattgtcaaaaatgacaatcgtttcgctagataaaacccttatgcctcgtttgggatagtttatagtcctttgaaactcagttgaaaaaaactgttacgtgttgatttaagcgttaattgttggtgtctattaatgtccagtaaaatgagaaaaatcctgcaatgttttcctcaaaaaacataatttcttctcgactgaaaaaagaaaaacatcaacattttggatgacatggtggtgagtaaattatctggatttttcttttaagaaaatggaatattcctttaagaactTTTTTAAGTTCTCACTGTCTCTtttg
Coding sequences within it:
- the malt1 gene encoding mucosa-associated lymphoid tissue lymphoma translocation protein 1 isoform X1, translated to MSDMNENSLNINFLKESALKRLCESLDKANNKGWRKLGEMVKNDKRFKMSVDDMDMCSLKVLEVDGSPSRAMLKLMGDQGCVVGDLTEFLQKMGHTDALQCLKPSGIQILVQPQSAAVIAGHNLRLSCCAVGSSPIQFQWFRKTEEVPHSSSPDLVFSPVQVKDAGFYICRVNCGNTCVFSHWAQVDVLDVPPKCGLVSQPSDGRPRVLIQPHPQRLFVGDSLFLECGAIGRPIPQYQWYRNGIPIKKATKRKYSVQGLMPEHQGRYRCEICCNSERTWSNEVDVVVESPCHSEMKTPGISIHISEAMECSEELVWQNKRRFKILFDDFLTSEQYYSLEKPYATDKVALLIGNLTYRNHPQLKAPMVDVYDLTNLLRQLNFKVVSLLDLTESEMRNAVEEFLSLLHKGVYGLLYYAGHGYENFGHSFMVPVDAPNPYRSANCLCVQSILKLMQEKETGLNVFLLDMCRKRNLHDDVMPNVMLKVTANIVFGYATCQDAEAFELSSSGFTNGVFIKFLKGRLLEDEKITVLLDSVAEDMGQFDPTKGKQALEIRSSLSERRSLTDPIRPGEYSHPAQAHNLHWCKAHELPESKILDFECGVQIKMDFAAEFSNVLVIYTSIVKKPEEMASCQAHITNLPLELDVDPKLMNKETLEETGSFLLTGSLPQHCLYTRLSSIQKLRDELAFTVCLQVQFNSLEDLVQWNMDVNIGKPLTAKLELNRPTRKNSCQLTCPMPHSPSTSPSHSPSSDRRFHSHGPCFPQLHANPYLNVCEPLCGAIGGHGGFKMCGGDYTYPCDNVPGSPSTPLSIPIETTDDVDDMQNEFMNSLQFYNNP
- the malt1 gene encoding mucosa-associated lymphoid tissue lymphoma translocation protein 1 isoform X3, with amino-acid sequence MSDMNENSLNINFLKESALKRLCESLDKANNKGWRKLGEMVKNDKRFKMSVDDMDMCSLKVLEVDGSPSRAMLKLMGDQGCVVGDLTEFLQKMGHTDALQCLKPSGIQILVQPQSAAVIAGHNLRLSCCAVGSSPIQFQWFRKTEEVPHSSSPDLVFSPVQVKDAGFYICRVNCGNTCVFSHWAQVDVLDVPPKCGLVSQPSDGRPRVLIQPHPQRLFVGDSLFLECGAIGRPIPQYQWYRNGIPIKKATKRKYSVQGLMPEHQGRYRCEICCNSERTWSNEVDVVVDDFLTSEQYYSLEKPYATDKVALLIGNLTYRNHPQLKAPMVDVYDLTNLLRQLNFKVVSLLDLTESEMRNAVEEFLSLLHKGVYGLLYYAGHGYENFGHSFMVPVDAPNPYRSANCLCVQSILKLMQEKETGLNVFLLDMCRKRNLHDDVMPNVMLKVTANIVFGYATCQDAEAFELSSSGFTNGVFIKFLKGRLLEDEKITVLLDSVAEDMGQFDPTKGKQALEIRSSLSERRSLTDPIRPGEYSHPAQAHNLHWCKAHELPESKILDFECGVQIKMDFAAEFSNVLVIYTSIVKKPEEMASCQAHITNLPLELDVDPKLMNKETLEETGSFLLTGSLPQHCLYTRLSSIQKLRDELAFTVCLQVQFNSLEDLVQWNMDVNIGKPLTAKLELNRPTRKNSCQLTCPMPHSPSTSPSHSPSSDRRFHSHGPCFPQLHANPYLNVCEPLCGAIGGHGGFKMCGGDYTYPCDNVPGSPSTPLSIPIETTDDVDDMQNEFMNSLQFYNNP
- the malt1 gene encoding mucosa-associated lymphoid tissue lymphoma translocation protein 1 isoform X2, translated to MSDMNENSLNINFLKESALKRLCESLDKANNKGWRKLGEMVKNDKRFKMSVDDMDMCSLKVLEVDGSPSRAMLKLMGDQGCVVGDLTEFLQKMGHTDALQCLKPSGIQILVQPQSAAVIAGHNLRLSCCAVGSSPIQFQWFRKTEEVPHSSSPDLVFSPVQVKDAGFYICRVNCGNTCVFSHWAQVDVLDVPPKCGLVSQPSDGRPRVLIQPHPQRLFVGDSLFLECGAIGRPIPQYQWYRNGIPIKKATKRKYSVQGLMPEHQGRYRCEICCNSERTWSNEVDVVVESPCHSEMKTPGISIHISEAMECSEDDFLTSEQYYSLEKPYATDKVALLIGNLTYRNHPQLKAPMVDVYDLTNLLRQLNFKVVSLLDLTESEMRNAVEEFLSLLHKGVYGLLYYAGHGYENFGHSFMVPVDAPNPYRSANCLCVQSILKLMQEKETGLNVFLLDMCRKRNLHDDVMPNVMLKVTANIVFGYATCQDAEAFELSSSGFTNGVFIKFLKGRLLEDEKITVLLDSVAEDMGQFDPTKGKQALEIRSSLSERRSLTDPIRPGEYSHPAQAHNLHWCKAHELPESKILDFECGVQIKMDFAAEFSNVLVIYTSIVKKPEEMASCQAHITNLPLELDVDPKLMNKETLEETGSFLLTGSLPQHCLYTRLSSIQKLRDELAFTVCLQVQFNSLEDLVQWNMDVNIGKPLTAKLELNRPTRKNSCQLTCPMPHSPSTSPSHSPSSDRRFHSHGPCFPQLHANPYLNVCEPLCGAIGGHGGFKMCGGDYTYPCDNVPGSPSTPLSIPIETTDDVDDMQNEFMNSLQFYNNP